A part of Dehalogenimonas sp. W genomic DNA contains:
- a CDS encoding C4-type zinc ribbon domain-containing protein produces the protein MKPYNIPMSVPRLLSQLQETDIALAERRQQAAAFKAELAADPLAVERAAIAAKKDDLEKLRHDLREIAAEVDDFSARIKHHEDQLYSGRVTSPKELSALQKDIDLLKSHRAPGEEQELSLMETIEETEKAIDDAEIALQRHKEALSRRRVELSAGLTKLEAELAGLEKHRQELSAELSPAVNTQYDLLKKQKGRAVARLEQGVCRGCGIAVTTSWMHRARAGEVVGCPSCGRILFLE, from the coding sequence TTGAAACCGTACAATATACCCATGAGCGTTCCCAGGTTGCTGTCCCAACTGCAGGAAACCGACATTGCCCTTGCTGAACGGCGTCAGCAGGCGGCAGCGTTTAAGGCTGAATTGGCGGCCGACCCGCTGGCCGTGGAGCGTGCCGCCATCGCAGCTAAAAAGGACGACCTGGAAAAACTGCGTCATGATCTGCGGGAGATAGCGGCGGAAGTTGATGACTTTTCGGCCCGTATCAAGCACCACGAGGATCAGCTCTACAGCGGGCGGGTCACCAGTCCCAAGGAACTATCGGCGCTGCAGAAGGACATAGATCTGTTAAAAAGCCATCGGGCACCCGGTGAGGAACAGGAACTTAGCCTGATGGAAACCATTGAAGAAACTGAAAAGGCCATTGATGACGCCGAAATCGCTTTACAGCGGCATAAAGAAGCCCTGTCGCGCCGCCGTGTTGAATTATCCGCCGGACTGACCAAACTTGAGGCGGAGTTAGCCGGGTTGGAAAAACATCGCCAGGAATTGTCGGCGGAATTATCCCCGGCGGTCAATACTCAGTATGATCTGCTGAAGAAGCAAAAAGGCCGGGCGGTGGCCCGTCTGGAGCAGGGCGTTTGCCGGGGTTGCGGTATTGCTGTGACCACCTCCTGGATGCATCGCGCCCGCGCCGGCGAAGTAGTCGGCTGCCCATCATGTGGCCGTATTTTATTTTTGGAGTAA